In Haliotis asinina isolate JCU_RB_2024 chromosome 15, JCU_Hal_asi_v2, whole genome shotgun sequence, the sequence ttgccaaggaatGGGACTTTGTTCACCTTTGAAGTTTGCTGTCATCAAAGGAAATGGATCAATTATTagttaaaatgttaaatatgtaaAGGTTATATTTCaggttatatttttatattactAATCTGCTAAAAACTATATTCATTACTCTTCATTTTGTAGTGTGGTCCTAACACAATGACCAGTCACTATTTAATTATTATAAAATATACCAAATTATTAGTATATCAGACTAACTTACCCagaaaatatcaacaaaatTGCAGAAAATCTGcagaatttttctttgttatgTAATGCTGAATTTAAGCATTGTTATGGCAACCTACAACTAATCAAGTCACAATCATAAAGAAAGGTGTTAACCTTAGCCTACGGTCAGTTGATAAATCTTATGACTGGTAATATTTTTGGAACTTTTAGTTTGAAGTATATTGGAATAAGGAATATGTCAACTATCTGTCATGATATGTATAAGGTTATTAaactatttatttcattttactgCTTAGTTCAAACTGTTGGAAACAAAATGTAGGTATCTTTGAAACAAGAAGTTACAATTAAAGTATATTTACTGCTTCGATAAATAAATGTGGTATTTCCAGGACATAAACAAGTGGtaatttcacaaaatgtaattgatAATTAATTCTTATATGAATCATTCAATGTTGAAATTTCATGGGTATAgcacaaaaatgtaaaaaataagtttaatgtttcaaaaccaACAGGTGGGGTCGAGCTGACATTCCATTGAATGTTGGCTAAATCATCTCATATCCGTTTGTTAGACTGATGTCCCTTTAATAACATGACATAGAGTGGCTGCTTCACGTTAATGTTTAGATAGACAAACAACAACGAAGACACTTTGGTTCACATTCTCTATACATTTTCTTCGGATAGAAGTGTTTGTACGCCATCCTGCTTTAGCTGCCAAAGAAGAAAACGTCGCTGATCTTCCCCTGTATATTATACGTTTGCACTCAGttgacattgagtgagtgagtgagtgaatcggGTCTTAGTCGCCcttagtaatatttcagtattATCCAACATAACCTGTTTGAAAACAGAAAGGATTAGATCTTGTAAGAAATTGGATTCGGTTACTCACAAGGAACATTCCACAATGAATACAGCGCCTTCACAAGAACCTTGCAGAAACATTTTTCCGTCATCGTAAATTAACGTGCAGGCATCGTTGATGATGCGCTTTGTCAATTGAGAAAGGTTTTTGACACAACGGTCTAAAATATGGGATGAATTATTTTGTAAGGCGTATTTCTATTTGATCTGTAGAgtgatattttacatttgagaaattatttctgtttttgttcaGGTTTTATTGTACAGAATCTAAATGAGGCGAAATGGTCGTTATAAGAACAGGCAGTGTATGGATTAATTTTTAACCAGGAGGGTAATGTCCAAATATTGCAAGAATACTCCAGCAAAGCTAGATTTCCCCTGCACTCGAAATTACCTTTTGCTTAAGTTACTGGATCATAATAAACTCGGGTTTTTGCTTTTCATTTACTATGTGAAACTCTGGTAAGATGCTCCGATTTGATTCGTCGGTCTTTACACAGTCGAGCGAATGAAAGATTTGACGACACGAAACTGAGGTTACGAGGTCATCACCCAACTGAAAGGTAGGTCATCGATGTTAAacactacactcagcaataatccagctatacgATGGAGGCAGGTAAGTACGCACGTCTGAGagtccagtggttgatattatgagcaaggGTCACACATTTGGGGAGCAGCGACGCGGAATCAACAAAGACTTATCACCGATAGCTATTCGTTGGCCTCTTACAACCAGCAGCTGAAGCAACCGATGGGCAATTCTAATTCTAACGGGTACGTTTATCTACGTAAATTTGATAGGGCCACAGTTGGTGAGCAGTACCTTGAAACTTATCAGAATTAATTAGATCTAGTGAGCAACATTTTGAAGGTGACGACAATTAAGAACATGTGTTTTTCTTTTATAAGAACACGTAACTACAGAATGTCTTGGACTAAGCCTTGATGAAGAAACCACGATGTCCTGGATTCTAGCAGCTGTTCCCCATGTAGTTTTCTTTTAAATACTAGCGGACGAATATTTGCATTGGAAGAGAAAAACATTGATTTCATGTTTGGTtcttaattttcattttaatgtggAACTGGTTTTGGTGTAATTTCTGTTGTGTTTGACACGCTGAATTCAGCAATATGCTTGCTATGTGGCGGCGGCTTGTAAGTAATAGAGGCtgaaccagacactccagtgatcaacaacatgagcattgatctttatcaaccaagtcagcaagccagaccacccgatcccgttagtagcttTTTACTATGAGCATGGGCTGCTGATGACAAATTCAAAGTCGGATCTCCACGTGCTTTATAATTTGtatttaacaaatattggtTATTGGTGTATAACAAACTGAACATGGCAACCGTAACCTATCATTTCAAACTTTGGGTCTTTTCTTAGCTAGAATTGAACTCGCCCAAAACTTCACCCTCAAGAAAGTGGACTCGCCCTTAGTTACGGGCACCGTTGCTAGTCGTTTCCTCGACCGTCCGTGCATCCCCTATATATTACGTCACACACTTACAACGGTTTCTTCTTCATTGTCTCTCGTCAGAGAAACACCGAAGTTCTGCCTCTCGTCAGAGAAACACTGAAGTTCTGCCTCTCGAAACTACCAGCCCTGTGAGTACAGATCCCAGAGCTGTCTGCTGAATTTTTCCCGATGTCTCGAACACTTGTGTCAGGTAAGTCGttgtcatttatttattttgcattttaaagtgtttaatgtatttttgttttgtgtaattGTTTTAGCGAAGGGGAAATTTGTGAAAGTATACAGAACAGAGATTCGGTGCGGGCAGAACTGAAAATAATCCATCAAAATCCGTGGCCATCGGTAGAAAAAATCTGAAATTGTGATCATGACAATTGTTGTTTCATTATCATCTATATTGCCAGACGTTTATTTACTTTCGCATAATAGTGACAACAGTGCAtccaaattattttaaaaaatcatacaACCAAAGATTAATCTGAAACGTCGAACGCCATATTGAACATTGTGAAAAAATAACGCTTCCCGTAGGCGGGTTCTTATGAGGTGCTTATTAATTTCATATATTTACCACTATATATATTATACCACTATATATTTACAGCTGCAATGCAAACATTTAATTTCTCGTGAATTTTAGAATATAACAGTTGATGCTTTTTGTCACCAAAGTAAAGTGTCTTGATGAAATCAAGCGAAATTTAGCTGTGAAAATGATCGTTGTTCTCGGGTCACtgcttttgtttgaaaattttgATTTTAAACTGTGTATCATATTCTCCAAGTTTGACAGATCCATTGGataaatattttgagaaaatacatAATAATTCGGTAAAATTGAATGAAAATTGTGTAAGTAGCTCAGGTGATTTCTCAGCTGGTAGAAAAGTAGATTGAAATTAATTCGACCGAAACTAGATTCATGGAACTTATTTCTTGAAACAAGTAATTAGATCTAGACGAAGCATTTAAACCTTTGGAAATTTCACTAATAATGACTCACTTTTGGTCAGGCACTGTAGATCTACCAGCTTTAATCTGGGCGGACGGGTAGATCTATGCTGAAAAACAATCCACCCAAATCCGTGGCCATCAGTAGAAAATTAACTTTAATTGTTATCATGACGGTTTTGTTTCATCATCATCTATATTGCGAGACTTTTATTTCTTACCCCCGCATAAACAGTGATAGGTGCATCCGATTCTAATAAAGATAACAACTGATGATTATTCTGATTGTCGaacgccatattggatagtgttgtAAAAATCACGCTTCGCGAAGGCCCGACATGAGATGCCTTTTACATCAACACATAGCTATATTTCACACCCAGTTTCGACACATAAATAATTCCATTCCTTATGTTTTCAAATCTAAAGATGAATGTCACCAAAGTAAAGTGACTTGATGAAATCAAGCCTGATAAATTATCTGTTCTCGTTCTCGGATCACTgctcatgtttgaaataaaaacgATTGAAAGCTTTAGATTTCAAACTGTGTACAATTTTCCCCTAGTTTGAGAGATCCATAGGACCATAATTCAGGGAACACACATAACACTGATTCGGTAAATGCAACACAAACTGTGAAAGTTTCCGTCTTGTGTGAGATCATGAATAACGGGAAATCACCCCAAACAACAATGTCATTTATCAACAGTTATACGTATTTTTTAGTTTGATAAATATACAACTTTTGCCGATACACAGCTTGGTAAAATGTTTCGGATTATCAATGTGTCCTTATATCAACGAAACTTAAAGTAGACAACGAAACACTGCGTTCCGATAAGAGGGAAGCGGCATTTTGTGGTGAAAGTCGTTCACCGGTTTTCAGGTCATACGTCAATATTGTTGCACATATTTGGTAATTTCTTCGAGGTGAAGGTTGTTTGAAAACGAATACACTTGATCGTCTAACTGATTGTCATGGTGGCCAGCAAATCACACCACCAGTGTCTGCAACTCGCCGACATCATCCGTATCtacatcaaaatatgatcatTATCAATGCCTCCGTTCCAGATCTTTTCTTCTTTGACACTTACTATATTTAGCTTTAATCAACTTGGTCTCATCCAGAAATTATAAAAAAGAGCCACCGTATCCTCCTCATTACATTGAAATCATGTATCCCCAAATAAATACAATTTTTTATTGGGTCTCTTTCACATGTCGGATAAAGTATTACTGTACTAGTGTATGTTCACTATGTGTTGGATGTGCAAACAACCTTGCTAACACTACCCGCTTCCCCAGGAGCGCGTTCTTCTGGTCCCCCAGGGTCCCACGACCACCTCCCTCCCCATGTCCAACCCAAGAACCAGCATTATCGAGGTATATCCCCCCTCAACCGTCCTCCCCCCACGCCCAGGCGTAGATCCCGGACACGCAAGACTAAGCCTATGAAGGTACAGATCCTGTTTTAGGAAATATTACCTGACTATTCCTTTCACGATAAGGggcacctttagaatacagcaccacgaCTTCATAACCATAACCCACCCTAATCCTAACCCACCCTAATCCTAACCCACCCTAATCCTAACCCTTACCACCTACAATTATGTAAAAGAGCATAATGACGTGTTTTCAAAGTTTTTGGTGCAgaattctaaaggtaggcccaAAATTATAAATACAAAGTAACACTCCACACGTTGATATCTTATGGAACCCTGCTACTTCAGGTTAttttattgtgtaaaatattgCATTAGTTATAAAAGATTGTGTGTGGATCAATATTACAAGAACCCAGTCAGATATGTGTGACATAATATTCCTAATTGGTCTAAACTGTCAccacaaaccatcatgtaatCTGCACCCTTGCCTATGTCAATCGGGAGATGCTTTTTGGGAGATTCTCTTAGAGGCCAGGATAAGGACAGGgaggtacagtggtgttaaccAGTGTACAATGTAATTGGTGTAGAAAATCAGGGAGTCATCCCACACTGGCATATGTTGAATTTCTTTAATAATCTGGGTTGGTCTTAAACTAAAACTTGTCATGATCTAGAACTGTCACCCTGTCGAGAAATCTGCTGCCCGCCCTCACTCCCCTGACTACAGCAAGCCCAGCTTTAAGCGTCCACAGGTAGAACCTCAGTAGTAGCTGCTGTGACTTCAGAAAAATAAGCTCCATAGTTTGTGACCTCAGTAGCTGCAGCAGCAACCTCAAAATATTGTGCCACATATTGTATTGCTTTGGAATAATGCACCCCAATGTTTAGGACAGTGGCAGCTGTTACAGACACCAAAGAATAATGTGTTTGCTCAGTGTGTAGAACCTCAAAATAATGTGCCCTTTCATGTATGATCTTCGTAATTGCTGCTTTAATGTCTGAAGAGTATGCCTAATATTGTACTCTGACCTCAGAATAAGGTGTCCCTAGCACAGGATCTCAGCATATGCTGCTCCAGATTTCCTTGTGATGTATTATCTCACCATTTTGCAATAAATTTCAGGAGAGGGGTCTCCGGGTTTGGTATGATGAAGACAAGGTTAGTATTATCATAGTTCAAGGTCAGACTGTGGCTGTAAAACAAGCCTATCATTCAGCCTGTCCATATATTATGGTACTCTACTACTTTTACATTATCCTTGGGTAAACTGCGTTCCTCTTCTACAAGATTTTGATACATATGATTCAGGTTGTCTCCATCCTCCTGACCAGATTTTTTGCCTATTCCAGGATTACAAAGACTCTACTTCCGAGCATCCTTCCAACAGGAAGAGCCGTCACACGGATCACCTGACTGAGAACAGTCTGGTTCCGGAAGATGATGACTCTCCATGTCTGCCTCCTCCTCACCGAAGGAGGAACCGCCACACCAAGCTGAAGACAGACCACAGGGCCGAGAATGAAGTGATTCCAGTCTTTGCCAGGATGAGCCTGGAGGATGTCCCCAGATCTTACGCTGATGCttctgttgctgctgctggtgatgCTGATGTAGCTTCAGATATTCAGGGAGCGTCTTCAGAGAAAGTCAGTACTTGTTCCACTTACATTTGAGTCTCACTTGCactgtttttctttcatttttatgtttatgCCATTTTGTCCGTAATACAGAGTGTGAGTCATTAAGTAGATGCTATTGTGAGAGTCTGTGGAAATGCCATGATAATAACTACTCTTAGAGCCCCAGATTCTGATGATTCTGTGAGAGCCTTTTTCCCAGCtgtgtctgttgtttgttcCAGGTTCAGGAGTGTTCTCGCAAGAGGAAGCTGGATGACCTGAAGCAGGAACTGAGCAACAAGCAGCGTAAGCTGGAGGCCTACCGCAGGGAGCTCCAGGCCACCATTGACAGGAAGCTGAAGGAGCTGAGACAGGAAGTTACTGAGAAGGAGAGGAAGGAGAGGGCATCCTTCAAGGTTACCGTGGATACACAGAGTGGCAGACGCAAGGTGTGGAGGAGAAAGCAAGGCAACTCCTCAACACAGAAGACGTCTGGTCAGCCACGCCCACTAAAGAGACTGCCTGAAAACTCCCAGCATCCGGGGAGCACAGAGGCAGCCTCACAGTGACACGTCACTGGTAAGTGGGAGTGGCATGTTAAGTTCTTATTGGATGATAGGTTAGGTATACATGTAGGTGTTTATATGTGGCTGTATGGTTGGTTTTATGTAAGCGGTTTGTTTCATGTAGGTGGGTTTAGTGGCCGGATGAGCAGTTTCATGTAAGTTAAGTTAGTTGATGGATAGTGTGGTATTATTTTAGTGGGTGGATGGATGTTTTTATGCAAGTAGGTTTAGTGGGTGGTTGTAGGTAGAAACGGT encodes:
- the LOC137266478 gene encoding uncharacterized protein, which encodes MSLEDVPRSYADASVAAAGDADVASDIQGASSEKVQECSRKRKLDDLKQELSNKQRKLEAYRRELQATIDRKLKELRQEVTEKERKERASFKVTVDTQSGRRKVWRRKQGNSSTQKTSGQPRPLKRLPENSQHPGSTEAASQ